A section of the Falco biarmicus isolate bFalBia1 chromosome 3, bFalBia1.pri, whole genome shotgun sequence genome encodes:
- the MAPRE2 gene encoding microtubule-associated protein RP/EB family member 2 isoform X3, giving the protein MAVNVYSTSITQETMSRHDIIAWVNDILALNYTKVEQLCSGAAYCQFMDMLFPGCISLKKVKFQAKLEHEYIHNFKLLQASFKRMNVDKVIPVEKLVKGRFQDNLDFIQWFKKFFDANYDGKEYDPVEARQGQDAIPPPDPGEQIFNLPKKSHHANSPTAGAAKSSPASKPGSTPSRPSSAKKAAPSSSASKSDKDLETQVIQLSEQVHSLKLALEGVEKERDFYFGKLREIELLCQEHGGENNDLVNRLMEVLYASEEHESHTEEHEGEEQVHEQPQQQEEY; this is encoded by the exons ATGGCGGTCAATGTGTACTCTACCTCTATAACCCAAGAGACTATGAGCAGACATGACATCATCGCATGGGTTAATGATATATTAGCTTTAAACTACACAAAAGTCGAACAACTCTGTTCAG GAGCAGCTTACTGCCAGTTCATGGACATGTTGTTCCCAGGGTGCATTAGCTTGAAGAAAGTAAAGTTTCAAGCAAAGCTGGAGCATGAATACATTCACAATTTCAAACTTCTGCAAGCGTCATTTAAAAGGATGAATGTGGATAAG GTAATTCCCGTGGAAAAACTGGTCAAAGGGCGCTTCCAAGACAACTTAGATTTCATTCAATGGTTTAAGAAGTTCTTTGATGCTAACTATGATGGGAAGGAGTATGATCCTGTGGAAGCTCGACAAGGCCAAGATGCTATTCCTCCACCAGATCCTGGTGAACAGATCTTCAATCTGCCCAAAAAGTCTCACCATGCAAACTCTCCGACTGCAG gTGCTGCTAAATCCAGTCCAGCTTCTAAACCAGGATCGACACCCTCTCGCCCATCTTCAGCAAAAAAAGCCGCACCAAGCAGCTCAGCATCCAAATCAGATAAAGATTTGGAAACTCAAGTTATACAGCTCAGTGAACAG GTACATTCATTAAAACTTGCACTTGAAGGtgtggagaaggaaagggattTCTACTTTGGCAAATTAAGGGAGATTGAACTTCTCTGCCAAGAACACGGGGGAGAGAATAATGACCTTGTCAATCGGCTAATGGAAGTCCTTTATGCTTCAGAAGAACAT gaGAGCCACACAGAAGAGCATGAAGGTGAGGAGCAAGTCCAtgaacagccccagcagcaggaggagtaCTGA